The Helianthus annuus cultivar XRQ/B chromosome 16, HanXRQr2.0-SUNRISE, whole genome shotgun sequence genome includes a window with the following:
- the LOC110918766 gene encoding cellulose synthase-like protein H1: protein MAKNTQDLYYLPLQETIVHNNKTARAIELVNLSLLVSVLVYRVVYFNDQEQYLPWLLAFLCESWFTFNWIVAVCIKWNQCTTKTYPDRLLKRVSESKFPAVDIFVTTADPVLEPSIITMNTVLSLLAVDYPANKLALYLSDDGCSPLTFYSLVETTKFAKLWVPFCKKYNVQVRAPFRYFNTKATPLKNDLLEFQQEWKKIKKEYGDLYKKIDHAAQRPFPCDDDSDFGVFCGVHRSDHPTIIKVVSENKEGSPTDLPHVIYISREKSPKHQHHYKAGAMNVLARVSGVMTNAPLMLNVDCDMYANNPQVFLHAMCMVFGFKDEDNCAFFQFPQAFYDGLKDDPFGNQLADSFYLINGISSIQGTVYAGSNCFHRRKVIYGSSPNDSTKSDNISNEDLHKIFGKSTELKETAAQILSETNANIENRSCPSNFIEAATHVASCSYEYGTYWGTQIGGLYGSATEDVLTGLNIHGRGWRSAITSTDPLAFLGCSATTYPSSLTQQKRWFTGLFEILFTDKNPLLLTIKGNIWFRQALAYFYCCLWAVRSVPELCYASLPAYCIIKDSHFLPKVNERAILIFMGIFVIYNLYAYWECKRIGISLRMWWNLQRMERVNTMTGRLFAFVSVMLKLIGLSNTVFEVTQKEHVSNDDDNDNVSVGRFTYDNSPMIMPGVVILLINIMALVNGMLRLYKVDYSENWMGVSKLGLGEMFCSVWVLLCFWEYLKGLFRNGKYGIPSSTIWKSGALALLFVQICRR from the exons ATGGCTAAAAACACTCAAGACTTGTATTATCTCCCTCTACAAGAAACAATTGTTCATAACAACAAGACGGCCCGAGCCATAGAGCTTGTGAATCTTTCTCTTCTTGTCTCTGTGCTTGTTTATCGAGTCGTTTATTTCAATGACCAAGAACAATACCTCCCATGGTTGCTAGCGTTTCTGTGTGAGTCATGGTTTACTTTCAACTGGATTGTTGCCGTGTGTATTAAATGGAATCAATGCACCACGAAAACATACCCTGACCGACTCTTGAAGAG GGTAAGCGAATCAAAGTTTCCAGCTGTGGATATTTTTGTCACCACTGCTGATCCCGTCCTTGAGCCGTCTATCATAACAATGAACACCGTGTTATCTTTGTTAGCGGTAGATTATCCAGCCAACAAGTTAGCTCTTTATCTGTCCGATGATGGTTGCTCGCCTCTTACATTTTATTCGCTTGTTGAGACAACTAAATTTGCAAAACTTTGGGTCCCTTTTTGCAAAAAGTATAACGTTCAAGTTAGAGCTCCGTTTCGATACTTTAATACTAAGGCCACGCctttgaaaaatgatttgttGGAGTTCCAACAAGAATGGAAAAAGATAAAG AAAGAGTATGGAGATCTTTACAAGAAGATTGACCATGCAGCTCAGAGACCGTTCCCATGTGATGATGATTCGGATTTTGGTGTTTTCTGTGGTGTCCACCGCTCGGACCACCCAACCATCATTAAG GTTGTATCGGAGAACAAAGAAGGTAGTCCAACCGATCTACCCCATGTAATATACATCTCAAGAGAGAAGAGCCCCAAACACCAGCATCATTACAAAGCTGGAGCTATGAATGTTTTG GCTAGGGTCTCTGGAGTAATGACAAATGCACCTCTGATGCTGAATGTAGATTGTGATATGTATGCGAATAATCCACAAGTTTTTCTTCATGCAATGTGTATGGTGTTTGGCTTCAAGGATGAAGATAATTGTGCGTTTTTTCAGTTTCCTCAAGCTTTTTATGATGGATTGAAGGATGATCCGTTTGGGAATCAACTCGCTGATTCTTTC TATCTTATAAATGGAATATCATCAATTCAAGGGACCGTCTACGCAGGATCAAATTGTTTTCACAGACGAAAGGTTATTTACGGTTCATCTCCAAACGATTCAACAAAATCTG ATAACATCAGTAATGAAGATCTACATAAAATCTTTGGAAAATCAACTGAATTAAAAGAGACAGCTGCTCAGATATTATCAGAAACAAATGCGAATATAGAAAACCGAAGCTGCCCCTCTAATTTCATTGAGGCTGCAACCCATGTTGCAAGTTGTAGCTATGAGTATGGCACCTATTGGGGTACACAG ATTGGTGGGCTTTATGGATCCGCAACGGAAGATGTTCTAACGGGACTCAATATCCATGGTAGAGGATGGAGATCCGCTATTACCTCAACTGACCCACTTGCGTTTCTTGGTTGTTCGGCTACAACATATCCATCTTCATTAACACAACAAAAAAGATGGTTCACGGGCCTTTTTGAAATCTTATTCACCGATAAAAACCCGTTACTTCTTACTATAAAAGGAAACATTTGGTTTCGACAAGCCCTTGCTTATTTTTATTGTTGTTTGTGGGCAGTTCGTTCAGTTCCTGAGCTGTGTTATGCATCTCTTCCCGCATATTGTATCATCAAGGACTCACATTTCTTGCCCAAAGTCAACGAACGGGCTATTCTCATCTTCatgggcatttttgtcatttacaATCTTTATGCTTATTGGGAGTGTAAACGTATAGGTATATCGCTTCGTATGTGGTGGAATTTACAAAGAATGGAGAGAGTGAATACTATGACTGGGAGGTTATTTGCATTTGTAAGTGTGATGTTAAAGCTCATCGGTTTATCAAACACGGTTTTTGAAGTAACACAAAAGGAACACGTGTcgaatgatgatgataatgataatgtAAGTGTTGGTAGGTTTACTTATGACAACTCACCCATGATCATGCCAGGTGTCGTCATTTTGCTGATCAACATAATGGCATTGGTCAACGGTATGTTAAGATTGTATAAGGTTGACTATAGTGAAAACTGGATGGGGGTATCAAAATTGGGGTTAGGAGAGATGTTTTGTAGCGTTTGGGTGTTACTATGCTTTTGGGAATACTTGAAAGGGTTGTTTCGGAATGGGAAATATGGGATTCCCTCGTCCACGATTTGGAAATCGGGAGCTTTAGCTTTGTTGTTTGTGCAGATATGTAGAAGATAA